In Aegilops tauschii subsp. strangulata cultivar AL8/78 chromosome 3, Aet v6.0, whole genome shotgun sequence, one genomic interval encodes:
- the LOC109787162 gene encoding calcium permeable stress-gated cation channel 1 isoform X1, which translates to MATIEDIGVSAAINILSAVIFLLAFAFLRLQPINDRVYFPKWYLKGSRQSPSHGGAFVRKFVNLDMRSYLKFLSWMPAALQMPEDELISHAGLDSAVYLRIYLTGLKIFVPITILAFLVLVPVNWTNDTLEGLKVEHSDIDKLSISNIPFGSKRFIAHLTMAYVFTFWTCYVLLREYEIVATMRLRFLASEKRRPDQFTVLVRNIPPDPDESIGELAEHFFLVNHPDHYLTHQVVYNANKLAKLVKEKKKMQNWLDYYQLKYERNTSKRPTVKTGFLGCFGSKVDAVEHCASEIERIEKEEAEEREKIVKDPKLVVPAAFVSFRTRWGAAVCAQTQQTSNPTVWLTEWAPEPRDVYWDNLSIPIVHLTVRRLIIAVAFFFLNFFYVIPIAFVQSLANIEGIEKAVPFLKPIIEMPTIKSFIQGFLPGIALKIFLILLPSILMFMSKVEGLTSVSSLERRSASKYYIFLFFNVFLASIIAGSALEQLQTYLHQSANQIPRTIGVAIPMKATFFITYVMVDGWAGVAGEILRLKPLVIFHLKNFFLVKTEKDRDEAMDPGSIGFDSNEPQIQLYFLLGLVYAVVTPFLLPFILVFYVLAYVVYRHQIINVYNQEYESAAAFWPSVHGRIITALIVSQLLFLGLLSTKGAGQSTPVLLVLPVVTFYFHKYCKNRYEPAFVEYPLQEAMRKDTLERAREPGFDLKTYLASAYIHPVFKGGDDDEKFSMMDEAEADQVLVATKRQSRRNTPVPSRHNGSEAPSLPEIVNDQRL; encoded by the exons ATGGCTACGATTGAAGATATAGGTGTTTCTGCAGCTATCAACATACTGAGTGCCGTCATATTCCTGCTAGCATTTGCTTTCCTACGGCTACAGCCCATCAATGACAGGGTTTACTTCCCGAAGTGGTATCTGAAAGGTTCAAGACAAAGCCCAAGCCATGGGGGTGCATTTGTACGGAAGTTTGTAAATTTGGACATGCGATCATACTTGAAGTTCTTAAGTTGGATGCCTGCTGCTCTCCAAATGCCAGAGGATGAGTTGATTAGCCATGCAGGGCTTGATTCAGCTGTCTATCTGCGGATCTACTTGACAGG GCTTAAAATATTTGTTCCAATCACAATTCTAGCATTTCTTGTTCTTGTTCCTGTTAATTGGACAAATGATACCCTTGAGGGCTTGAAGGTAGAGCACAGTGATATCGACAAACTTTCGATATCCAACATACCTTTTGGGTCGAAGAG GTTCATAGCTCACTTGACTATGGCTTATGTTTTCACATTTTGGACATGCTATGTTCTGTTGCGGGAGTATGAAATAGTCGCAACAATGAGATTGCGTTTTCTTGCATCAGAGAAACGCCGCCCAGACCAGTTCACA GTCCTGGTGCGGAATATACCACCTGATCCAGATGAATCAATTGGTGAGCTTGCAGAGCATTTCTTCCTTGTGAATCATCCTGACCACTATCTCACACATCAG GTTGTTTATAATGCAAATAAGCTCGCCAAACTGGTcaaagagaagaagaagatgcagaATTGGCTCGACTACTATCAGCTGAAGTATGAAAGAAATACAAGTAAAAGGCCTACTGTTAAG ACTGGTTTTCTTGGATGTTTTGGTTCTAAAGTGGATGCTGTTGAACACTGCGCATCGGAAATTGAGAGGATAGAAAAGGAA GAAGCTGAAGAACGTGAAAAGATCGTGAAGGATCCCAAGTTAGTTGTTCCAGCGGCATTTGTCTCCTTCAGAACACGGTGGGGTGCAGCAGTATGCGCTCAGACACAACAAACCAGTAATCCGACGGTTTGGTTGACTGAGTGGGCTCCAGAACCTCGTGATGTGTACTGGGATAATTTGTCTATTCCAATTGTTCACCTTACAGTTAGAAGGTTGATAATTGCGGTAGCATTCTTCTTTCTGAACTTCTTTTATGTGATCCCAATCGCATTTGTTCAGTCCCTTGCAAATATTGAAGGGATTGAGAAGGCAGTTCCATTTCTGAAGCCTATAATTGAAAT GCCTACTATCAAATCGTTCATCCAAGGGTTCCTTCCTGGAATTGCTCTGAAGATCTTCCTTATACTACTCCCAAGCATATTAATGTTTATGTCAAAGGTTGAAGGATTGACATCAGTGTCTTCATTGGAAAGAAGATCTGCATCGAAGTACTATATCTTCTTATTCTTTAATGTATTCCTGGCAAGCATCATTGCTGGATCTGCTTTGGAGCAGCTACAAACCTATCTTCACCAGTCAGCAAATCA AATACCAAGGACAATTGGTGTAGCAATTCCAATGAAGGCAACCTTTTTCATAACGTATGTAATGGTTGATGGATGGGCTGGGGTAGCTGGTGAAATATTGAGATTGAAGCCATTGGTTATTTTCCACTTGAAAAACTTTTTCTTGGTCAAGACTGAGAAAGACAGAGACGAGGCAATGGACCCTGGAAGTATTGGTTTTGATTCAAATGAACCCCAAATACAGCTCTATTTCTTACTTGGTCTCGTCTATGCTGTGGTCACGCCGTTTTTGCTTCCGTTCATATTGGTATTCTATGTGCTCGCATACGTGGTCTACCGCCATCAG ATAATAAATGTGTACAATCAAGAATATGAGAGTGCGGCTGCATTTTGGCCAAGTGTTCATGGGCGTATAATCACAGCATTGATCGTATCGCAGCTGCTTTTCCTTGGATTATTAAGCACAAAAGGCGCAGGCCAGTCAACACCAGTGCTCCTTGTTCTTCCTGTGGTGACCTTTTATTTCCACAAATACTGCAAGAACCGCTATGAACCTGCTTTTGTGGAATATCCATTACAG GAGGCAATGAGGAAAGACACCCTAGAACGTGCGCGAGAGCCAGGGTTTGACCTGAAAACGTACCTGGCAAGCGCGTACATCCACCCGGTTTTCAAAGGCGGCGACGACGATGAGAAATTCTCCATGATGGATGAAGCGGAGGCAGACCAGGTCCTTGTGGCAACGAAGCGGCAATCGAGACGGAACACCCCTGTCCCGAGCAGACACAACGGTTCAGAAGCACCTTCTCTGCCTGAAATTGTAAATGATCAGCGACTATGA
- the LOC109787162 gene encoding calcium permeable stress-gated cation channel 1 isoform X2, producing the protein MATIEDIGVSAAINILSAVIFLLAFAFLRLQPINDRVYFPKWYLKGSRQSPSHGGAFVRKFVNLDMRSYLKFLSWMPAALQMPEDELISHAGLDSAVYLRIYLTGLKIFVPITILAFLVLVPVNWTNDTLEGLKVEHSDIDKLSISNIPFGSKRFIAHLTMAYVFTFWTCYVLLREYEIVATMRLRFLASEKRRPDQFTVLVRNIPPDPDESIGELAEHFFLVNHPDHYLTHQVVYNANKLAKLVKEKKKMQNWLDYYQLKYERNTSKRPTVKTGFLGCFGSKVDAVEHCASEIERIEKEEAEEREKIVKDPKLVVPAAFVSFRTRWGAAVCAQTQQTSNPTVWLTEWAPEPRDVYWDNLSIPIVHLTVRRLIIAVAFFFLNFFYVIPIAFVQSLANIEGIEKAVPFLKPIIEMPTIKSFIQGFLPGIALKIFLILLPSILMFMSKVEGLTSVSSLERRSASKYYIFLFFNVFLASIIAGSALEQLQTYLHQSANQIPRTIGVAIPMKATFFITYVMVDGWAGVAGEILRLKPLVIFHLKNFFLVKTEKDRDEAMDPGSIGFDSNEPQIQLYFLLGLVYAVVTPFLLPFILVFYVLAYVVYRHQEAMRKDTLERAREPGFDLKTYLASAYIHPVFKGGDDDEKFSMMDEAEADQVLVATKRQSRRNTPVPSRHNGSEAPSLPEIVNDQRL; encoded by the exons ATGGCTACGATTGAAGATATAGGTGTTTCTGCAGCTATCAACATACTGAGTGCCGTCATATTCCTGCTAGCATTTGCTTTCCTACGGCTACAGCCCATCAATGACAGGGTTTACTTCCCGAAGTGGTATCTGAAAGGTTCAAGACAAAGCCCAAGCCATGGGGGTGCATTTGTACGGAAGTTTGTAAATTTGGACATGCGATCATACTTGAAGTTCTTAAGTTGGATGCCTGCTGCTCTCCAAATGCCAGAGGATGAGTTGATTAGCCATGCAGGGCTTGATTCAGCTGTCTATCTGCGGATCTACTTGACAGG GCTTAAAATATTTGTTCCAATCACAATTCTAGCATTTCTTGTTCTTGTTCCTGTTAATTGGACAAATGATACCCTTGAGGGCTTGAAGGTAGAGCACAGTGATATCGACAAACTTTCGATATCCAACATACCTTTTGGGTCGAAGAG GTTCATAGCTCACTTGACTATGGCTTATGTTTTCACATTTTGGACATGCTATGTTCTGTTGCGGGAGTATGAAATAGTCGCAACAATGAGATTGCGTTTTCTTGCATCAGAGAAACGCCGCCCAGACCAGTTCACA GTCCTGGTGCGGAATATACCACCTGATCCAGATGAATCAATTGGTGAGCTTGCAGAGCATTTCTTCCTTGTGAATCATCCTGACCACTATCTCACACATCAG GTTGTTTATAATGCAAATAAGCTCGCCAAACTGGTcaaagagaagaagaagatgcagaATTGGCTCGACTACTATCAGCTGAAGTATGAAAGAAATACAAGTAAAAGGCCTACTGTTAAG ACTGGTTTTCTTGGATGTTTTGGTTCTAAAGTGGATGCTGTTGAACACTGCGCATCGGAAATTGAGAGGATAGAAAAGGAA GAAGCTGAAGAACGTGAAAAGATCGTGAAGGATCCCAAGTTAGTTGTTCCAGCGGCATTTGTCTCCTTCAGAACACGGTGGGGTGCAGCAGTATGCGCTCAGACACAACAAACCAGTAATCCGACGGTTTGGTTGACTGAGTGGGCTCCAGAACCTCGTGATGTGTACTGGGATAATTTGTCTATTCCAATTGTTCACCTTACAGTTAGAAGGTTGATAATTGCGGTAGCATTCTTCTTTCTGAACTTCTTTTATGTGATCCCAATCGCATTTGTTCAGTCCCTTGCAAATATTGAAGGGATTGAGAAGGCAGTTCCATTTCTGAAGCCTATAATTGAAAT GCCTACTATCAAATCGTTCATCCAAGGGTTCCTTCCTGGAATTGCTCTGAAGATCTTCCTTATACTACTCCCAAGCATATTAATGTTTATGTCAAAGGTTGAAGGATTGACATCAGTGTCTTCATTGGAAAGAAGATCTGCATCGAAGTACTATATCTTCTTATTCTTTAATGTATTCCTGGCAAGCATCATTGCTGGATCTGCTTTGGAGCAGCTACAAACCTATCTTCACCAGTCAGCAAATCA AATACCAAGGACAATTGGTGTAGCAATTCCAATGAAGGCAACCTTTTTCATAACGTATGTAATGGTTGATGGATGGGCTGGGGTAGCTGGTGAAATATTGAGATTGAAGCCATTGGTTATTTTCCACTTGAAAAACTTTTTCTTGGTCAAGACTGAGAAAGACAGAGACGAGGCAATGGACCCTGGAAGTATTGGTTTTGATTCAAATGAACCCCAAATACAGCTCTATTTCTTACTTGGTCTCGTCTATGCTGTGGTCACGCCGTTTTTGCTTCCGTTCATATTGGTATTCTATGTGCTCGCATACGTGGTCTACCGCCATCAG GAGGCAATGAGGAAAGACACCCTAGAACGTGCGCGAGAGCCAGGGTTTGACCTGAAAACGTACCTGGCAAGCGCGTACATCCACCCGGTTTTCAAAGGCGGCGACGACGATGAGAAATTCTCCATGATGGATGAAGCGGAGGCAGACCAGGTCCTTGTGGCAACGAAGCGGCAATCGAGACGGAACACCCCTGTCCCGAGCAGACACAACGGTTCAGAAGCACCTTCTCTGCCTGAAATTGTAAATGATCAGCGACTATGA